ATGCCGAAGCGCAGCACGGCCTCGCCCGTGTCGGCCGCCAGCGCGCAGCGGCATAAATGGGCCCGCGGATAGCCATTGAGCCGCACGTTATAGGCAAGTAGCGTCATGTTCTCGGGCAGTGGCTCGATCGCCACGATCAGCCCGGTGGGGCCAACGGCCTGGGCCAGTTCGAGCGTGTGCCGACCGATGTAGGCGCCGGCGTCGATGGCCACGGCGCCCGACGGCGGCAGCCAGCGGCGCAGGGCGGCTTCGTAATCGGGCCGGACGCAGAGCAGGTCGTCATAGGAAAAGAGCCGCGCGCGCAGGCGCAGGCCGCGCACCGTGAGCGTGCCTTGCAGTCGATTCAGGACGGGCACGCAGCGGCCAAGCTTCCACAACCGCAGCGCCAAAGCGCAGACGGCGCGTTGACCTAGATTGGCGCCGCGGCGGGCCAGCACGCGCTGGAGCAATGAATCGAGCATGGCGTCCCTGCCTTGAATTGAGTTGAATGCGAGCCGGTGAGGAGCAATCGCGGATTCTGATAGCGTGCGCAGAGTGTACCCCGAACGCGCCGCGCCAAGTCAATTGCAGATTGGCAAAAAGAAAGAACGCCACGGTCCGTAGGGGGCCATGGCGTTCTGTGTGTTGTGTATTGGACGCAGCGAAGCGGCGATTAACGCTTCGAGAACTGCGTGCCGCGGCGGGCGCCGCGGAGTCCGTACTTCTTGCGTTCTTTCATGCGTCCGTCGCGGGTGAGCAATTGCTTGTCGCGCAGGGCGGGCTGATTTTCGGGGTTCAGCGCGATCAGGGCGCGGGCGATGCCCAGCTTGATGGCGCCGGCCTGCGAGGCGATGCCGCCGCCATGCACCTTGACCGACACATCCACCTTGCCCTGCTGGCCAGTCTCTTCCAGCGGGGCCATAACGTCGGCGCGGTCACGCTCGTTTTGGAAGTAATTGTCCAGGGCGCGCTCGTTGATGATGATGGCGCCACTGCCCGGTCGCAGGCGGACGCGGGCGACGGAGGTCTTGCGACGCCCGGTGCCGAGGCTGTCGGCGGAGGCTTTGGCGGGCGTTTTGGCCGAAGTGGCGGTGCTCATCGGTCGGTGATCCTAATGCCGTTTGCGGGTGGCTGGTGGTGACTTGTCAGGCGGTGGCGCCGGTCTTGCGAACCCGCGCGCCTTTGACGCCCAACTCTGCGGGCTGCGGATTTTGCGCCTGATGCGGGTGCTGGTCGCCGGCGTACACCTTGAGCTTGCTCAGCATCTTGGTCGCCAGCTTGTTCTTGGGGAGCATGCGGCGAACCGCTTCCTGGATAATCAGTTCCGGCTTTTTGGCGAAGCGGTCGCCGGCGGTCTCTTGGCGCAGTCCCGGATAGTAGGTGGTCCAGGTGTAGCGCTTTTGGTTCCACTTGTTGCCGGTGAAGCGGATCTTGTCGGCGTTGATGACAACGACAAAGTCGCCGGTGTCGACGTGCGGGGTGTATTCGGGGCGATGCTTGCCCATCAGCCGCATGGCGATATCGCTGGCCAGGCGGCCCACGATCTTGTCGTTGGCGTCGACGAGCCACCAGTTTTGCTCGACCTCGCCGGGCTTGGCCATGTAGCTCTTGTTCGTTTTGACAGCCATGACAGTTGCGTTGGGCTCGGAGTGGTGTCTGTGCGGAAACGGCCCGAAGGCCGGATGAATTATGGACTTAGCCCAAGAGATTCGCCTGGGAACCCCAAGGGGAATCAAGAAGAATAACGGTTGTCGGCGGCGCGATCAAGGGTGGGTCAGCGGCGAAACCAGGGGCGAGCGGAGCCCGTAGTTCGCGTTAAACGTGGGCTGCGGTGGTCAACGACGGTTATCATCTAGACCGCACATTTGACAGATAACCGCCACTTTCTGGGAGGACTGGTATGAGCGACCGCGGACAGCGCGACCTGACGATCGTTCATCCGGCCATCGGCATGGTCGGGCGGGTGCTGTTCACGCTGATTTTCTTCGCCTCGGGTATCACCCATTTCACCGATTTGGCGGGCTATGTGTCGCTGATGCCGGCGGCGATCCCCGGCCGGGCCTTTTGGGTGATTGTGTCGGGCATCGTGGAACTGTGCGGCGCGGCGATGATTTTGTGCAATTGGCGGCCGCGCTTGGGCGGCTGGCTGATTGTGCTGTTTCTTGTGCCGGTGACGATCGTGGTTCACGGCGCCGGGATCGTGAATACCGAGGACGCGCGGATGGCGCAGATACAGACGTCGTTCTTCTTGAAGGGCATGACGATGACCGGCGCGGCGCTACTGATCACGCAGTTGGGAGTGCGGCGAGAGTAACGGCGCTTGGCAAGGCGCCGCTAGCGCGCGGGCCGTCAGCAAGAGCAAGCAGCACGGCGTCAAACACAAACACGGGACTCGCATTTCAACCTCGTCGATTCATTCAAACTGGCAATTGCCATCGAGTTAGCAAAAGCGGAACGCTGGTACGGTTTACGCGTCCTTGCTCACAGTTGACACGCGCAAATTGTCGGGTTCAACTAATATTCCCCGCCAGAAGCCTGCCTTAGCTTGCTGTGCCCGCCTCGTGAATTTCTCGTTGAGATTGACCCCTGGGGGTCGTCACGCGCGCGGGCTCTGGCCCTGGATTGACCTATCCCCGTGGAGACAGACGTTATGAAGAAGGTTGTGAGCCTCGCGCTAGTGATGACCGTGGTGTTGGCCTCGGTGTTGTGGGTCGCCGTGCCATCGGCGCAAGCGATTCCGCCGTTCAAGAAGGAGTTCGAGGCGAAGTATCTCAAGAAGGACTCCACCGATCCGAAGGATGTGGCGCTGGTCGAAGCGGTGGCCAAGGTGAAGTGCAACGTGTGCCATAAGGGCAAGGACAAGAAGATGCGCAACGCCTATGGCGACGCGCTGGCCGAGTTGTTGGACAAGAAGGCGGACGCCAAGAACCCGGAGAAGATCCAGGAGGCGCTCGACAAGGTGGCGGGCATGCACAGCGTGGCTGGCGATTCGGCTTCGCCGACCTTCGGCGACTTGCTCAAGGAAGGCAAACTGCCGTCGAACGACACCGAGTAATCGCGACCGTCGTTACAACCATTGCCAACGGGCCGGGCCGCAAGCGCGTCTCGGCCCGTTTTCGTAAATTGGCGCGCAACGCGCTGGTCGCGCGGCGACATGGTTGGGCAGGAGCTGTTTGCAACGGCCGCTCGATTGTGACAGATTGAAGCGTTGTCGTGTTGATTGTCCACAGAGCGAGAAACTTTCATGATCGTATCGCTGCCGCGCTGGGTGTTGTGGGTTGTGCCGCTATGCGTCGCGCTGTCAGTGGCCGGCGAACTGGTAGCCGCGCCGATCTCGTCGGAAACGGTGTTGGCGCAGCCCAAAGGCAAGAAGTATCCGGAGGTCGACGCCGCGGTGGCGAAGTTCACGTCGGGCAATCTGCAGGAGGCGCGTCAGGAATTTGAAGTCGCGCGGATGCGACATCCCGAGCTGTCGTCGGCTGAGGTGATGTTGGCGCGGTTGTTCTTCGCTACGGGGCGCGTGGCGAACGGGCGCGTGGAATTGGAGCAAGCGCTCGCCAAGGCGCCGGACGACGCTGAGGCGTACGACCTGTTGGGCAACTTGGCGCTGGCGGACCGGCGGTACACCGAGGCGGGCATGCTCTACGACAAAGTGGCCGCGCTGGCCGCGGCGCTGGACGACAAGTCGCCGCGCAAGAGCGAATTGGCGCTGCGCGCCGAGGCGGGCTTGGCCACCGTGGCGGAGTCGCGCAAGAACTGGGTTGAGGCGCAAAAGCACCTGACGGCATGGATCGCGCTCGACGCCAAGGATTATCGGCCGCGCGTGCGGATGGGACAGGCGCTGTTCCAAGCCGACAAATCGCAGGAGGCGTATCAGGAGTTTCAGGCAGCGGCGAAGTTGAGCGATCAGGCGCCGACGCCGGAGATCATGATGGGCCGGCTGTATCAGCAAAAAGAAGACAAGACCAAGGCGGCGGAATGGATGAAACTGGCGCTGGAACGGGCGCCACAAGATCCCGAGGTGCAGGTCGGTTTGGCGGAGTGGAACTGGGAGCAGGGCCAGCTTGATGCGGCCAAATTACACGCCGACGAAGCCTTGAAGCTCAAGCCCGACATGATCGAAGCCAAGGTGATTCGCGGGCTGGTGGCGCGCTTTCAAAAGGACTATCTCGAAGCGGAGAAGCAGTTTCAGTCGGCGCACCTGTTGTCGCCGGCCAACTTTACGGCGGCAAATCAGTTGGCGCTGGTGCTGGCGGAGCAGGACGACGAGGGCAAGCTGCGCCGCGCTCGCGAGTTGGGCGAGTTGAACGTGAGGCAATATCCCAACAATACCGAGGCGGCGGCCGCTTTGGCGGGCATCTATTTCAAGGTGGGACGTACCGACGACGCCGCGCAACTGTTGCAGGCGGTGGCCAATGCGGGGGCCATGAGTGGTGACGCGGCCTACGTCATGGGGCAGATTTTGGCGGCCCGCAACAACAAAGAAGAAGCGATGCGGCTATTGCGCGCGGCGCTCGACGCGCGGGGCCCGTTCGCCAATCGCGAGGCGGCGCAAGCGCTCTACGACAAGCTGAGCAAGAAGTCGTAGCCTTTGTCATCCGCCGCAGCGTAAAAAATGCCGGCCCGCGGGGCATGAGCCCGGCAGGCCGGCGTTTTCGTTTTTTGTCCGCGTGGCCGATGGACTACGGACCGATATCGCCTGGGTTTCTTGCGAGAAAATCGCGCGGTCCGCGTGTGGTGTAGTAGGGATAGGCGACCTGTCCAACCGGCGGGCCAGGAGGGCCTTGCGGTCCGGCGTAGCTTTCGCCGCCGCCACCGTGGCGTCGGGCGCAGTCGCTGCAGCCGGGCACGGGGTCGTAGCCGCCACCATCGTAGGCGCCGCCGCCATAGGTGCAGGAGTCGCCACAACTGCCGCAGGATCCGCAGTCGCCATAGGGTCCGCAGCCGCCGCCGCGCCACCGTCCGCAGGGGCAATGGAACAGGTGATCGATAATGCAGCAGCCGGTGCTCGATCCGATCGCCATGAGCAATAGCGCCGCGACAAAGAGTCGTTTCATGGTTTGCTTCCTTGCTTGGCCGACCTGGTAGTTTTTTCCCGTAGTTGCCGCGGGCCGTTGATCGGCTTCAACTGGCCGCGGACGGGTGTTGGTTTTTACTTTCCCCCCGAGCGGGTCTTTGCCAGCCCGGC
The Pirellulales bacterium genome window above contains:
- a CDS encoding DoxX family protein, with the protein product MSDRGQRDLTIVHPAIGMVGRVLFTLIFFASGITHFTDLAGYVSLMPAAIPGRAFWVIVSGIVELCGAAMILCNWRPRLGGWLIVLFLVPVTIVVHGAGIVNTEDARMAQIQTSFFLKGMTMTGAALLITQLGVRRE
- the rpsI gene encoding 30S ribosomal protein S9 gives rise to the protein MSTATSAKTPAKASADSLGTGRRKTSVARVRLRPGSGAIIINERALDNYFQNERDRADVMAPLEETGQQGKVDVSVKVHGGGIASQAGAIKLGIARALIALNPENQPALRDKQLLTRDGRMKERKKYGLRGARRGTQFSKR
- a CDS encoding FkbM family methyltransferase codes for the protein MLDSLLQRVLARRGANLGQRAVCALALRLWKLGRCVPVLNRLQGTLTVRGLRLRARLFSYDDLLCVRPDYEAALRRWLPPSGAVAIDAGAYIGRHTLELAQAVGPTGLIVAIEPLPENMTLLAYNVRLNGYPRAHLCRCALAADTGEAVLRFGIERSTATLDPQRATAARLDRQVVVAQRRLDDLLADLGIASIDYLKFDVEGAELAALQGAERTLRASPRATLAIELHGSASAHGQVRAWLVERGYEIEELNDAGRHFFIAARRQTVAFVPSERAAALLRASA
- a CDS encoding tetratricopeptide repeat protein → MIVSLPRWVLWVVPLCVALSVAGELVAAPISSETVLAQPKGKKYPEVDAAVAKFTSGNLQEARQEFEVARMRHPELSSAEVMLARLFFATGRVANGRVELEQALAKAPDDAEAYDLLGNLALADRRYTEAGMLYDKVAALAAALDDKSPRKSELALRAEAGLATVAESRKNWVEAQKHLTAWIALDAKDYRPRVRMGQALFQADKSQEAYQEFQAAAKLSDQAPTPEIMMGRLYQQKEDKTKAAEWMKLALERAPQDPEVQVGLAEWNWEQGQLDAAKLHADEALKLKPDMIEAKVIRGLVARFQKDYLEAEKQFQSAHLLSPANFTAANQLALVLAEQDDEGKLRRARELGELNVRQYPNNTEAAAALAGIYFKVGRTDDAAQLLQAVANAGAMSGDAAYVMGQILAARNNKEEAMRLLRAALDARGPFANREAAQALYDKLSKKS
- the rplM gene encoding 50S ribosomal protein L13 — encoded protein: MAVKTNKSYMAKPGEVEQNWWLVDANDKIVGRLASDIAMRLMGKHRPEYTPHVDTGDFVVVINADKIRFTGNKWNQKRYTWTTYYPGLRQETAGDRFAKKPELIIQEAVRRMLPKNKLATKMLSKLKVYAGDQHPHQAQNPQPAELGVKGARVRKTGATA